The Perca fluviatilis chromosome 17, GENO_Pfluv_1.0, whole genome shotgun sequence region AATGTCAAAGAGGGCCAATCTCAAATATATCCAAAGATACTCCATTTATACTGCCAtagaaaagcagaaatgtttgaCATTCTAGCTTCATGAATGATTATTACCTTCAGTTCGTACAGagcttggcaaaaaaaaaaggctttctcaTTTTCTCCCCCAACTTGGAATACACTGCTGATCCCGCTAGGGGATTTTAAACTCATTTTAAGCGCACAGGGAAAAAGCATCTTTGGAAACTTGTTCTTCTTTTTTAGTATTTTAGTGTTTTAAGTCTTCTTGTACTTGGCACTTTCATTTAAATCTTATCTAcacgggcgcctgggtagctcacctgttagagcgggcgcccatatatagaggcttacccctcgacgcagcggccacggGTTCTACTCTGACCTGCgtacctttgctgcatgtcactccCCCCTCTATCtcacctttcatgtcttcagctgtcctgtcaaaaataaaggctgaaaatgcccaaaaattatatttaaaaaaaattagacCCTGTGTCTCAATGGGATTgcctttattatttaataataatagtaaataataataataataatacatttctcAAAATTCTTAGCACTTAATTTTCTGCTGATTGTAtgttcagcacacacacacacacactcattttatatatattttttagaaaccatatcatttgcACAATTTCACATCTGAAGGCTACATACATTTCAAAATCAGGacttctgaaaaaaaatgtgaaaaagggacttctttatttaacattacagaACAGGATGAGGAACATGGAAACTTCAATCAAAAACGACCACAGCTGTATCTATGCATAGGCTACAGACGACCAGATGGAACAGTAGAATCATTATGAGCCCTCTGCAGTTTTATAGCATCATTCTGTTTTCAGAACAATCTCTTTGTGCCGCTTTTTTAAAGGCTGTTGTTTGTTCtgttttggggtggggggggggggctgatgGCCCGTCACGGTCTGCAGAAATGACacttgattattttcttgaacGCGCTCTGGAAGTCTTTGTTGAAGTACGCGTAAATGATGGGGTTGAGTAAAGAGTTGGAGTAGCCCAGCCAGTTAATGACATCCTCCAGCCAGCGGGGCATGTAGCACGACTCCTGGCAAAAAGGCATGACCAGGGCGACGATGAAGAAGGGCAGCCAGCAGAGAATGAAGGTCCCCATGATGATGCCCAGGGTCTTCACCGTTTTGCGCTCCCGGGCCATCGCGATCTTCCTCTTCGCCTCCGTCGCCTTCTCGTGCCTGCTCTCGAACAGCGGCACCGCGCTGGGGGTGTTGGGCAGCTGCAGGTTGCCTCTGGCGCTGCTGTGCACTTCGATGATCTCCAGGGACTCGCCGTCCTCCGCGTGTTTCACCGCGCCGTTGACGCTCGCCAGCGGCCGGGGCTCCACGCTCCTTTTCCAGCTCTTGCCCTGCGCGTCTCCGGCAGTCTTTTTGTGGAACGGCGCGGGGGACAACGCCAGGCAAGAGTCGGACACTTTCTTTTTCTCCGTTTTACGCACAGTCCTCCTGATCCGAAACCTGGCGGCTTTGAATATCCGTCCGTATAAAACCAGCATTAGCGTCAGCGGGATGTAAAAAGCCCCGAAAGTAGAGTATATAGTGTACCAGGGGTCTTGCCTGATCTTGCACTGCTTGGGGTTGGCCCTGTCCTCTGCCATGCTGCCGGGCTGGGAGCGCATGATCAACATCGGCGGCACCGATATGGAGAACCCGACCAGCCAGGTGACGCTGATGAGGACGGCGGCTCTTCTCGGCGTCCTCTTCTTCATGTACTCTATGGGCTCCGTGATCGCCCAGTATCTGTCCAGCGCGATGGCGCACAGGTGCAGGATGGACGACGTGCAGCACAGCACATCCAGGGAGATGAAGATGTCGCACGGGATCTGCCCGAGAGTCCAGCGGTTTAACACCTGGTAAAGCGCCGCCATGGGCAGCACCAGCACCGACACCATCAGGTCCGTGACAGCCAGAGAACCGATCAGGTAGTTGGCCACATTCTGGAGAGACCGCTCCAAGGCGATGGCCGCAACCACGCACGCGTTTCCAAATATTGCGCACAGAATGAGCGCGCCGAGCAGAAAGGATGTGAGCACTTGGTAACTCAGCTTCACCTCCTCTTCTTCAGCTTTGGGTGTTTTGTTGGAGGAGTTTTCAAACTGAGGCCAGGCTGTCGTGTTGTTTGTGCCCTCCATCGTTGgtaacacaaaaaaaggggaaaaaagaagtGTTTTGGAGAGCTTTCGTTACTTTATGGAGAGCCCGGTGGGCATCACACCGTCGCACCTTGGAGAGCGCATAGCGGACTGCTGGACCGTGTCGTgcagcagaagagagagagtgtgaacTGCGAGTGTCGGCTGCTGACTGAGAATGATGCTGCGCTTTTATACCAGTGATGGAAAATGCGTCATGTGTCCGTGAGGATGTAACAGCGTGGCTGTTTGTGGCTGTTCAGTCGGCAGCTGAGGCAGCGAGGATGTGGGAGTTATTAAATAGACACATAGCCGATACAAACTTCAATGTATTCcttttggttatttttttttttgctcgaCTTGCTGCAAGTCAAATCAATTTAcatgctctttttttcttagtTGAACTTTCTTGAAACAAGTGGATTTTGCCATTTCGGTGAGAAAAAGAAACTTTAGAGAAATTTTCCTTTTTGTCAAATGACACTTTTTGAGTCTCGTTTTAATTGGTGTTAGTGAACTGAACTGCGAATTGGAAATGATCATCCACGCTTTTATTTCGCTAACGCTCTTTTTACTTGCTTGAACAAGAGAGAGCTATATACCGTCTCCAGGCtgttcagaactctgctgcaaggcttAAAGGGGTTTTTACactagacgcatccaaggtggcgcgcgcCATCGTGACGTCTAGACGTAATATCCTGCCGGAGCACCCGATTTATGGCGCCTGCGAGCTGAGGTCGTGCCAAGGGGGTAAAGCCCATTTTACAGTAACTGCAGCCGAGTTGGCGCATGCATATGTGCCGTCATGAAATAGCCGTAACTATTTATACCTGCACTGGtgctcgcgacactagttgcagtcttctcctgaacagaggtggcgctaatgagcaaaggctaccgacgttgctctttctacggtctagaagaaaaaggtaaacaacggcagaactggcagcagcattgccgccaatgcttcgatttgattcgatgacctacttcgtcagatcaagcctttcattcgccATAAAAGAGCTCATCCTAACCCAggaagtttaccagagagacctgtagtcactctgagagtcctggtatccggttgtcggcgaactcgttcaggcctcctgtttccgctttgtcgcgcgccgctgaaaaaaacaGAGCCGTGCGCGACCTCGGCTCGCGCGCCATAAATCGGACGCGCCGGCTGGATATTAtatcattttgacgtcacgatgtcgcgccaccttggatgcgtctagtGTAAAAACCCcttaagcttcgcttcagaactcgaacctcctatggcgccattttgatgctacaaagagatcacctcccgttagcatcccattgactcccattcattttgacgtcactttgacagcgaataactttacatctgaagcgtttaaagactctatttgtccgttgtttatttctaaagaaacacgacaatgtataaaaggctccattaccttgtacctcacgttatggctccgtagcagacgcttttataaaaataggctaacgattgtgtcataaccacgcgatagaggaattaccgtatagtacaggagaagctcgcaggcagtttcgacttacattagctgtttaggtttaattacttatgttaactagcattttagttagcaataattaggctgtgcccatgttatctccttacatatacctacactctccgtctctgtaagattggaaatgattgagatttctcttggcacagctaccagaacacttccaactttcagacacgttgctcacgtcacatctacgtcatctctctcagttggaggctgcgcagtaacgctcagcgctcaccggaaaagtgcttctaatatccttcactggtctccgtccagagcaacggggtctgttggtccattcttatatactgtctatgggtcacgcacggctctttttttttcagcggcgcgcgacaaagcggaaacaggaggcccgaacgagttcgccgacaaccggataccaggactctcagagtgactacaagtctctctggtaaacttcctgggttaagatgagctcttttatggtgaatgtaATGCGTGATctgacgaagtaggtcatcgaatcaaatcgaagcattgacggcaatgctgctgccagttctgccgttgtttacttttttcttcttcttctagatcgtagaaagagcaacgtcggtagcctttgctcattagcgccaacGCTGTTCAGGaaaagactgcaactagtgtcgcgagcaCCAGCGCGGGTATAAATATTCACGGcgatcccatgacgtcacatttgtacgcgccagctgggctgcgtctAGTGTATAAGACGCTTAAGCCGCCTGAATATGATGAGCGGTTTTGCTCTCTGCGTACCTCTAGGTAGGGGGCAGAGTGCAGCGCAGCGCAAGTAGGCCATTCGTCATCGAGGGTGGCAAGGAAAAGCTATTTCTCGTTTCCAGGTAACGACATCTGTTATCTCATTGGTTGCGCTTTTCGAAAAGGTCAGCGGcaagcgatattacgaatcccactatggccacgccaagacccgcccttcaatagcatttattggccaggcgtccatgagaACACAaagtaacgtaaccccatttgtacaggtcctatcccctgaccaatcagctatcctaaccttagccactcgaggtcaaatgcctaaccccaaccaatccagctgcttcatagggcgggtcttggcgtggccatagtgggattcgtaatttcgccAGCGGCAACTAGGTCATAGTTTAAATAATTTGAACGGCATATCCGAGTCAGGGGGAGCGCAGCGCACAGTTGGGCGGCACCTCTCTCCCCCACAGGAAATCAATGGAAAGGCCAGCGCAAAGCGGTTTTGCCGcctatcatgtgtaggcggctttacCAGATCATTTTTAGAATCTATTTAGAATTCTGTTCTGGACACCCAGGCTGTGGAATGCACTTCCCCATCTCTTTACCTTCTTTGAATTCTGTTGATtcttttaaaaacagttaaagacACTCCCAAAAAAAATGCATGGGCCTTGTAAAGTTATATAAAGGTATtcttgctttaaaaaataaataaatactgaatATCATTATGATGAGAATTTGGGTTGACTGTATCAGAATGTACGAGTGAAACTCAAACAGGAATCTTTGTGTGAAATGAACATAGCCTATAGTCAGTAAGTGTATTTCATAGGATTTTAGTTAGCCGAGAGTTTTTAATGCTGTCTGATTTTTATGTAGGCCTATCTATGTTTTTCCTTTGCATTCTTATGTCTTTTATTgattgtatttcattttattgtgaagcacttggTGATTTtcatctgtgaaaggtgctataccaATACACTACTCAATTATTTTCAGTACTGTTTGTCTATTCTAAGAAGAAATGAAACCACACTGTTAACAC contains the following coding sequences:
- the htr1ab gene encoding 5-hydroxytryptamine (serotonin) receptor 1A b, which translates into the protein MEGTNNTTAWPQFENSSNKTPKAEEEEVKLSYQVLTSFLLGALILCAIFGNACVVAAIALERSLQNVANYLIGSLAVTDLMVSVLVLPMAALYQVLNRWTLGQIPCDIFISLDVLCCTSSILHLCAIALDRYWAITEPIEYMKKRTPRRAAVLISVTWLVGFSISVPPMLIMRSQPGSMAEDRANPKQCKIRQDPWYTIYSTFGAFYIPLTLMLVLYGRIFKAARFRIRRTVRKTEKKKVSDSCLALSPAPFHKKTAGDAQGKSWKRSVEPRPLASVNGAVKHAEDGESLEIIEVHSSARGNLQLPNTPSAVPLFESRHEKATEAKRKIAMARERKTVKTLGIIMGTFILCWLPFFIVALVMPFCQESCYMPRWLEDVINWLGYSNSLLNPIIYAYFNKDFQSAFKKIIKCHFCRP